GGGAACAGTACATGAAATATGCATGGCAGTTCTTGTCATAACAAAAAACTAGatatttttctattattttacCAATAATTAAGTCAAAGGAACAGTGTACGACCACGACCAAAATTTTCATTAGTTAAATTCAAAGACGATATGGTTACATGGAAAGACTAAGGTAGCATAAACACCTCAACAAATTCTCCCATGGCAGCTCGTGCTTGCCCTCTCCGTTTCCATGCCTCACAAGCTGATGGATTTGATTCCATGGCCTGAACAACATAATCAGATCAACTACTTGCATGTGAAGCCAAACTATTTTTATTCTTCTGTCAGATATTACTTAGTCAAATACCTTTGTAAAATCAGCTATCGCAGCCTCAAGTTCCCGTTGGAAAGCATAGGCTGTCCCTCTCCCTATTAGTGCCTCTGGATAGTTAGGATCCTCCTTCAATATCTGTGCATATAATTATACAAAAATGCAAATGCTCATAAAACTTGCTAATTGGCCCATAAAACAATGACCCTCTAGCCCTGTTGTTCCCTATCCGCACaccaaaaaagaagaagggaaaaGAATACAAATGGAAGTCAAAGAAAAGCAAGGAAAAGTATAGATGGGCAGGCAAACTGAAATTGCCAGAAAATGTTTAGGATGACTCGCATGGAGTGAAGCTTTACCTGGTCAAATATTGATATGGCATGAGCATACTTCCCTTCATTAACCTGTAAAAGAGTTACACTATATGTTACACAGAATATAAGGTTTAAACCACTGGAACCTCAACATAAACAATAACTGTGCTCAAACAGAAAAACCGTTACCAAATAAAGCATTATAACATACCTCTGCTATACCCCTTGATAGTCGAAAATCCACACTTATTGACTTGGTCTTTGAAAGTCTAGCAACGGagaactttttatttttcttggacTCCTCGCCAATTTCATGACGTATATCAGATTTACTACTTAGTTTAGGGGGTGTGGGAGGAGTTTCTATTAAATCACTTGACTTGCTACAAATCATAGGTAATTTACTGCATGTATCACTTAAGTCTTTGCATGATTCAGAACTTAATTTATCATGACTATCATGATTCCCATTCATTTGGCTATCAAACTTCTTACTCCCTCCGGCTTTATCACCAATTCCCTTCAATGCAACAAAATTACCATTAGACTTTCTATGGACCTCTGAGGTAACCGTTGATTCACTGCATAACTCTGATTCACCACTTAATTTATTGTCATTCTTATAAGTTTCACTAGATTTCCCATTAACATGCAGTCTTGCTTCGGATGCAAGGTTAGATGATGTTGAGTCTTTTGCTTGGTTTTCATATCCATTACTTTTGTCCTTCTTTGCAATTGTTAAAAGCTCTTCCAGTTCTAGCAACTGCTTCAAATCTGTAGACTGACGGAAGGCATGTTCATAGCCTTGCTCCCAAACCAAAAGAGCATCCTCTTTCCTTCCCAAAGCAGAAAATGCACGACCTAGACAACAAAAACCAATTCTAAGATCACAAAATGCCTGAGACCCAAGAGTACTTCATGTCGAATAAAAAAAAGCATCAACTAAGTGCACACTGTGAGTGCACAATTATGCATGTAAAGAGCCATATGATTCTAACATAATGGAATTTTAGGTCAATTATAAATGTGCTGTTTCGGAGAGAGCATGAGTGTGTACAtacaaatacatacatacatacatacatacatatatatatacaatactTTCTGTTAAATGTATTTTCGTATACAatgatatacatatataaataattCAATACTTTCTATTAAATGTATTTTCGTATACAATGACGGGGAGTAAGCTCCTAATTATTTGAATAACTAActataaaaatacataaaattcaAGTTCCAATTTCCGACAGAACATTCATTAAAGCATTTTGAAGTAACTTTtagattaacaaaaaaaaaaaattctatataCAAGGACCGCTACAATCAACACCGCAAGTCATCTAAACAATGCAATTGTGATTCCTTAATATCATGCTTACAAATTCTATGAACTTTTCACTCTGCATCAACTAACCACTCACTTAATCCCATATTCCATACACctaaaattcaaattaagaCTACATAAAATCCATCCGGAATCTCTAATTACGAGTAACTAAACAGTTGCACAGTTAAGCTATAATCATCAGCTAATTACTCTAATAATcctaagttaaaaaaaaacgaTATAAACATTCCAAGTCAAATAAGAGCTCGAATTCGAGGAAAATGATCGGAGGAAAACCTTTGAGGATGTAAGCTTGAAGAAGCGCGGAATCCAGCTGAAGCGCCCTATCGCAGTCCTTAATCACGTGCTTGTGGAGCTCCAATTGGCTGTAACAGAAAGCTCTGTTGCTGCAATACACCAACATTCACAGCCACACAAAATCGATCAGAACACAATTCGATTAACAAATTGAAGATCAGTAGAAATCGAACGAGCGAGTGAGAGAGATATGGAGAGAGCGGCGGACCAGATATCTTGGATGGAAGAGGACTGGGAGAGGAGGGAGTCGAGGACTCGGATGGCCTTGGACCAGTCACGTGAGCTGCAGAGCTTGGCGAGCTCCGCCCTCTCGGCGATGGCGGCCGTCATTTCTGAGTCGCCGGAGTGAGGGATCGGGATGGCGCGGGGTCTGTGAAAGTCTCGAGTTTTCTCGCTTGTGTGTGTCTGTGCCGTGTGTTCCTTTCTTCGCTTCAACGGCTCCAGCAAGAGGAGGGGTTAAAGAGGAATAGGGGTAAAATTGGGAATATGGAAAAAGTAAAAGTTGAAAACTGCGAAGGGGGGAGGAAAGAGAGGAATGGCTGTGGATGGGAGTGTGTGCCTACACGTGCGGGTCGCACGTGTTTCAAGATTTGACATGATCGGTTGTGGTTTGGCACTTTGTTTGACATTTTGTACGGTATCGACCCGGTAAAGTTGCGAACCCACAAACCTTGTTCATGTTGGATGGGCCTGATTTAATTTGGGTTCGTATGTACTTTGGACTGTTTTTCTCAGGCCCATTTTAGTTATCACAAGAAAATACAACAgatttatattaaaatttacCGAACGATATGATGCAACTTTTTACTAAACACTTACCATTTATACTCCAAAACTTATTATTTTCGAAGTACATCAAAAGCAGTTTATGAAAAAACTACTACAATACTAAACTGGCCTTCAGAACTTTTATGCGATCGTTTGCTAAGGTTAGGTTGGAATATACCTTTACTCGATGACTTATGCTCTAATTGTAAAATAGGAGAATGACTTgcatcaaacatgtttattgTCACCTGACGCTCCAGTCCAATAATACAATATTATGTGTAAGTTTTCTTACAGGAAAttgcattattttttttccttaaaaggATTACAATTGGTGGCAAATCACGGTGATCCACCCCTTCCGGGGGCCGAGAAGACTCACAAGGGCATTTCAGCTTCCCCCTGGCCACAAGCCTGGTTTCCACACCAGCAGCGGGTTTCACACCCAAGACCTCCAATTTTTAGTTTGAAGGAAACTTCGtaatccgtcatttatcattgaGCCACCAGCTCGTGGTTAAGAAATTGCATTATTAGATCGAGACATGTCATGTGTGACAGTAAACATGTAATTTTGTTCCCAAAATATGCATGTTTTGACTACAATGAATGTGGACATCCACAGATCAGCAAAGGAATGACAACATGCTATATACCATGCATGGCTCCTTGGGAACAAGCTTTCATACTTCCATGGTACAAAGTGGGAGATGTGGAACATTAACTTCCATTCCTTGTTATGACGTTGTCCATGTGTCCGATCGCATCACAAATTATCCACATAACTTAGAAGTCGAACCAACAGCCAACAAAGACAATGATTTTTGGAGATGCGTAGAAGCACAATTTACATGTAACAAATTCACTGACGATGAAAGTACATGTTCAATAATAAAGCTTGTAtaataaagcttgtatgttttGATCCAAAAAACGTTACATTATGTCATTATCGAATATGTCATTATCGAATCAAAACACCAAGTCGCACTCCACCCGaagacctaaacccaaattaaCAACCCACCTACATAATCAGTTGACTTTAATTATGCCAATTACGCTTTGAAAAGTTATTACAATTACACGGCTATGTCATATCTGATGTGCCTGAGCAGCACCGGATTCACAATCTCCGGCGAGCTCAGTTGCGGAAGATGACCGTCTGACGACATGACCTCGACGATCGACTGGCCGCCAAGATTCTGGTGCAAATACTCGGACACAACCACAGGGACAGCAAGGTCTTTTACACTCTGTAATATGTGACATGGCACCGTGATCAACCCAAGCATTTGTCTCAGGTCGCTTTGGAATATGGTTTGTGCCACGCTAAGGGCAATGTCCGGCCGCATGTTGAATACGGTCCGGCTGAACTCCTGGACCGCCACCGAGTCCATGTCGCCGCCCACCGCCAGCGGCGCAAATCCGGAGCACCATGCCTTGTAGTTGGACCGGATCGCCTCGAATAGTTGCTCCAACTCTTCTTGCTCGAATCCTCCGTAGTAGTCCACGTCGTTGAGATACCTATAAAAATGTTTCATTTTAATTAGTTGAATTGTTAATTGTGTTTAGAAAGTGTAATTAAATAACATAACAATGATTGAGAAAGATTGGATTGGAGAGCCAATATACTAATCAAAAGGTAGTTGTGGGACTTCAGCTTAATTGTAtaactattaaattaattaatcaattatttgAACAGACATGAACTAgtttaacaaaaacaaatatatatcacATAAGAAGGTAAAATTGGAGAAATTAGTTAATAATTGATGGATCCTCTCGAACAAAGTTTCGAACAAATCAGTCTCCACTTTGTTGGACAAAGTGGGGAGAGGTCGAACTTCAAAACTCTCCaaatcacaaaaataaaaaactaatatCTTATTGGCAAAGGTAAATTTAGGATGATTAAGTAATTGGGTTTGTGGGACTTGAGCTGAATTCTATAATAATTGACTTCGTTTAGTtcctaattaattggattaattagaCGACGATATTTACCTAGGGGAGGCGGCGATCATGACGAGCTTGGTGAAGAGGTCCGGTCGGGTGATGGCGGCTATGGCTCCGATCATGCCTGAGACGGAGTGGCCGACGAATATGCATGACCCGACGCGGAGCTCCTCGAGAATGGCGAGGAGGTCGTAGGCGTAGCCTTCGAGGGTGGAGTAGCGCTCGAAGTCGAAGTATTCAGGGTTGGTGGTTCCAGCGCCCATGTTGTCGTACATAATGACGCGGTAGTCGTCGACGAGGTGGGGGACGAGGTGCTTCCAGACCGACTGATCGGTGCCGAAGCCGTGGGCCAGGACTAGGACTTGCTGACCCGACCCTAAGACGCGCACGTTGTGAGCTTCTTCCACTATTCCCATTGCGGCTCTCTGTCTCTTCTTCCGCTTTCTGTTGCTTGATTGTTGGTTAGTTTGGCTGACAGGTCCCAACTGGCACCACATATAAGAACCCTGGTGATAAGATCAGTGGGGGGAGTACTAATCAGCTACTGCTGGTGTACTGGAGCTTTCTGTGTGTTCTATTGACTGTTTTCACCCGAGTCTTTTGACAAAACTCCTAAGCTATTGGGCAATCCAATCCCCCAACCCCCAAAAATGGTTCATCCCTTCCTAATAGCCTGGGCTCCAGGGGAGCTCGACACAGCCCCCAGTCCCTAATCGCCTGGCCTGTGACTAGGTGGAGTATCGTTAAGCCGACGTCACGGTAACGTCAAGCTGACATCACGGTGGCATCAACcatgattttgattattttgccCCAAGCGTGTGCAATTCACTGCAAGTAAGGGCGCCTCCCTCGACAGGATTTCAAGGGTGGGCCCACATGCAGGTGCACTAAGTGGCTCCGAATTAGGGGCTAAGTGGCTCTTCCTCAACAATTGGATTTTCAACGGCTATATTTTTGGGCCCAACGGCTAGACGACTTAAACACTCTGGACCattggattttattttatttttgtaatccaatggtccagattaattaagttaataaaattataacaaattattaaaaaattcaaacaaaaaaaattatttggtgtgtttttgtaAGTTTATGTGTTAAAATATACCCACAAAGTACTTCCGGATAATAACATGTCGCGTTCTGAGATTAGTTAAAAATTCtatctgaaattaaaaataaaattattttttagtatgtttctttgctattcttttacctttcttggtcagagcgatgtagtgggagctgcaagctttacgtgctcaattttggcagagaactttggcaaagttatctgtggtacccatgagctagtgttgcgtgtgggaagtgggtgattgaacaataagattcatgtgttttctacttcctcagaagtcttcgacagaatgcccataatttccgcaaagctgagtgtgcgtgtgacaggtgctgacaaggctggaaaagtaggtgcctcttcgatttctgagatcggccctcgtggtctctgaggagcccagcttttgagaaagcgagcgcctcttcgatttctgagatcggccttcgtggtctttgagcagcctaatttttgagaaagcaaacgcctcttcgatttctgagatcaaccctcgtggtctctaagcagcccagcttttgagaaagcaaacgcctcttcgatttctgagcaggcgcctcttcgatttctgaagatccgtcgagtgcagatttttataggggctggcattaagttccaaagcacacttgaatctccaccagtagaagctccattcttgcacttctaagatcttgatttgtccaacctcttctctcttcaacacctttgaaaatgtctggcccctccgaccgtcgttttgacttgaaccttgttgaagaggcagccccgccttctccagacaacatatggcgcccatcattcgtctcccctactggtcctcttaccgttggggattccgtgatgaagaatgatatgaccgctgcggtattggccatgaaccttctcactcccaaagataacagactactttccaaacggtctgatgagttagctgttaaggattcgctggctctcagtgttcagtgtgcaggttctgtgtctaatatggcccaacgcctatttgctcgaacccgccaagttgaatcattggcggctgaggtgatgagtctcaaacaggagattagagggctcaagcatgagaataaacagttgcaccggctcgcacatgactatgctacaaacatgaagaggaagcttgaccagatgaaggaaactgatggtcaggttttacttgatcatcagagatttgtgggtttgttccaaaggcatttattgccttcgtcttctggggctgtaccgcgtaatgaagctccaaataatcaacctctgatgcctcctccttctagggttctgtccagtactgaggtt
This is a stretch of genomic DNA from Malus domestica chromosome 02, GDT2T_hap1. It encodes these proteins:
- the LOC103403776 gene encoding probable esterase KAI2; amino-acid sequence: MWCQLGPVSQTNQQSSNRKRKKRQRAAMGIVEEAHNVRVLGSGQQVLVLAHGFGTDQSVWKHLVPHLVDDYRVIMYDNMGAGTTNPEYFDFERYSTLEGYAYDLLAILEELRVGSCIFVGHSVSGMIGAIAAITRPDLFTKLVMIAASPRYLNDVDYYGGFEQEELEQLFEAIRSNYKAWCSGFAPLAVGGDMDSVAVQEFSRTVFNMRPDIALSVAQTIFQSDLRQMLGLITVPCHILQSVKDLAVPVVVSEYLHQNLGGQSIVEVMSSDGHLPQLSSPEIVNPVLLRHIRYDIAV